A section of the Salmo trutta chromosome 4, fSalTru1.1, whole genome shotgun sequence genome encodes:
- the LOC115191314 gene encoding zinc finger protein 112-like isoform X1: MANCMVFHTQIASIMEVLANAAVAEICKLVDEDYAVFRLEITQRQKENRALQRKLQLLELKVPRDRADKTMRERILASRPRSVKILDRYRGTARVEGHLTGGYRSFVKPAGHNTWRDDQPITVDEGSGTSTQHVIMIEDAEAASPEVKLERSQKEEDPRHSRCIHTGMAGAPPVATEDPIPAPSPPITRRNITEVSGTLNAVLKSETDTETLTGLDQLGCPPAPHSEYLLYGNTSPRMNLSHQDSGDTLQTGNDPSCSYAAEMIPGDMPIGLDTQSNPLRGDWNRYSSSVYSEGCLDKKGKVESDTPLTWNADETHLGEEHSQGNTSDFLDYRESLQTNPNVATHSPLHPLRDRDPVSTSMVLSDSHGRVLFDQVLNSNDRARAQTQGGGATSGNSKEKRFLCMFCNKGFSRPQKVEIHQRVHTGEKPYSCTQCHMRFAQACNLKRHQRVHTGEKSYSCPQCEKRFSHQHQLKMHLKVHTGERPFPCV, encoded by the exons atggctaactgtatggtttttcacactcaaatagcctccatcatggaggtgctagcgaatgcagcGGTTGCAGAGATCTGTAAGCTCGTAGACGAAgactatgcagtatttcgtttggaaataactcaaagacaaaaagaaaacagggcattgcagaggaaactacagctactggAACTGAAGGTGCCACGGGACCGCGCTGACAAGACAATGCGAGAGCGCATTCTCGCCAGTCGTCCCAGaagtgtcaagatcctcgacAGATACAGAGGAACCGCAAGAG TTGAAGGACATCTTACTGGAGGCtacaggagctttgtgaagccagcgggacacaatacatggagagatgaccaaccaatcactgttgatgaggggagtggaacctcaacccagcacgTTATCATGATAGAG GATGCAGAGGCTGCAAGTCCTGAGGTCAAGCTGGAGAGGTCTCAAAAAGAGGAGGACCCACGGCACAGCAGATGCATCCATACTGGAATGGCTGGAGCGCCCCCTGTAGCCACAGAGGACCCCATCCCTGCCCCATCGCCACCCATTACCCGACGAAAcatcacggaggtcagtggaacgctgaacgccgtcctcaagtcagagacagatacagagacttTAACGGGGCTGGACCAACtgggctgtcctcctgctccCCACTCAGAGTATTTACTTTACGGTAACACGAGCCCAAGGATGAATCTGTCCCATCAGGACTCAGGTGACACGTTACAGACTGGCAATGATCCGTCCTGTTCATACGCTGCAGAGATGATACCTGGTGACATGCCTATCGGCTTAGATACACAGTCTAATCCATTGAGAGGGGACTGGAAccggtacagtagtagtgtatactctgaagggtgcctTGATAAGAAAGGGAAAGTGGAAAGCGACACTCCTCTTACATGGAATGCAGACGAGACTCACTTAGGAGAAGAACACTCGCAGGGCAACACCAGTGACTTCTTAGACTACAGGGAAAGCTTACAGACAAATCCAAATGTCGCaacccactcccctttacacCCGCTCAGGGATCGCGACCCAGTGTCCACGTCGATGGTTCTTTCCGATTCACACGGCCGCGTCCTTttcgatcaggtattgaactcaaacgACAGGGCTAGAGCCCAGACTCAGGGAGGGGGAGCAACATCAGGtaatagtaaagagaaacggttcctctgcatgttctgtaacaaaggcttcagccgcccccagaaggtggagatccaccagagggtccacacaggggagaaaccctacagctgtacccagtgtcacatgcgctttGCCCAGGCTTGCAACCTGAAGAGGCatcagagggtccacacaggggagaaatcctATAGCTGCCCACAGTGTGAAAAGaggttctcccaccagcaccagctgaagatgcacctgaaggtccacacaggagagaggccttTCCCCTGTGTGTAG
- the LOC115191314 gene encoding uncharacterized protein LOC115191314 isoform X2, translated as MANCMVFHTQIASIMEVLANAAVAEICKLVDEDYAVFRLEITQRQKENRALQRKLQLLELKVPRDRADKTMRERILASRPRSVKILDRYRGTARVEGHLTGGYRSFVKPAGHNTWRDDQPITVDEGSGTSTQHVIMIEDAEAASPEVKLERSQKEEDPRHSRCIHTGMAGAPPVATEDPIPAPSPPITRRNITEEDEGPEVLLVKEEGCEEGLGNPEGTMVMEDNQTTPPPEPTEEPAEQHRATYSLTEVSSL; from the exons atggctaactgtatggtttttcacactcaaatagcctccatcatggaggtgctagcgaatgcagcGGTTGCAGAGATCTGTAAGCTCGTAGACGAAgactatgcagtatttcgtttggaaataactcaaagacaaaaagaaaacagggcattgcagaggaaactacagctactggAACTGAAGGTGCCACGGGACCGCGCTGACAAGACAATGCGAGAGCGCATTCTCGCCAGTCGTCCCAGaagtgtcaagatcctcgacAGATACAGAGGAACCGCAAGAG TTGAAGGACATCTTACTGGAGGCtacaggagctttgtgaagccagcgggacacaatacatggagagatgaccaaccaatcactgttgatgaggggagtggaacctcaacccagcacgTTATCATGATAGAG GATGCAGAGGCTGCAAGTCCTGAGGTCAAGCTGGAGAGGTCTCAAAAAGAGGAGGACCCACGGCACAGCAGATGCATCCATACTGGAATGGCTGGAGCGCCCCCTGTAGCCACAGAGGACCCCATCCCTGCCCCATCGCCACCCATTACCCGACGAAAcatcacggag GAGGACGAGGGCCCAGAGGTGCTGCTCGTAAAGGAGgaggggtgtgaggagggtctggggaaccctgaggggaccatggtcatggaggacaaccagactacaccacctcctgaacccacagaggaaccagctgagcagcacaggGCCACATacagtctcactgaggtgagcTCACTGTGA